The Candidatus Paceibacterota bacterium genome includes the window ACCGCGACAAAGGTCGGTAAAGGAGGTTGCACCAGCCCCAGAGGTGTAGAGGGTGATTTTTTCACCCTTACCTATAATCTCATCTATAAGTTCAAGTTTGTAGGGATTATTTTTAAAAATGGCTCGAGCTTCTTCTGCGGCCACTTCTTTTTCATCAAAAGTTGACCAGCCGTTGAGAATTTTCTTCATTTTCTTTTCGATTTCCTTTAGATCCTTGTCTGAGATGGAAACTGTGGGAGCAAATTCGAAATCATAATAAAAACCATTGTCCACCGCCGGGCCAATGGTATTTTTTGTGTCCGGATATAAATCAAGCACCGCTGCCGCCAAAAGGTGGGCTAAAGAATGGCGGAGGGCGGGGAGTTCGTTTTCGCTTTTCTCAGTATTATTTTTCATGGCTTAAATCATAGCATATCTTGATATTTTTGTATTTCACAGGACCTTGCGGCATGTCTTTTCCTATGATTTACTCCAACACCTTGACGCTCTCCACCGCTAGGCTTTTTTCGCCGTTGCGTTCGGAGACTTTGGCCTTGAGGGCCACGCATTTTTCCGTGACAAAAGCATTTCGAAACTCGGCATAGGTACGCGGAAAGACTACGACTTCCATAGTGCCGGTAAAATCTGAAATTTTGAGAAACATCATGCGCGACTGATCTTTTTTGGTCAGGATTTCACGAGCTTCCTCGATAATCCCTCCGACCACTACGATTTTGCCATCACTGAGCCCTGGACCAATACCCCCAAGTGTTTCGCCTTTGATTTTAGCAATAGTGGTGACGTTGGTATCCGGTTTTTCAAAAACTGCGCGGTATTTGTCGAGGGGGTGGCCGGAAATATAAAGACCGAGCAGCTCTTTTTCCCAGACGAGCTTTTCTGCAGGAGTGGCGTTGGGAGCTTCTTTCAAACGGAGTGAAGGAAGACTCTCATGCAGGCCCGCACTTGCAAAAAGGGAATCCTGGTTGGCCGGCGTGCGGTGGGTTTCTTTATTGTATTCGAGCAAGTCTTCGATATTGCCAAGCATCACGCCGCGGTCACCGAAAGCATCCATAGCGCCGGCCTTGATCAAGGCTTCAAGAGATTTTTTATTGAGATTTCTATCTTTGATGCGATTGAGAAAATCCTCAAGTGAAATAAAAGGCCCGCCCCGCTTGCGTACTTCGATAATTGTTTTGCCTATGCCTTCCCCAAAATTTTTGATTGTTAAAAGTCCGAAACGGATTTTTTCGCCGGCGGTTTTTTCTTGGGCCATTTTTTCGGTGTCATTGATGTCACTGGCGTCTTTGACGACCGTGAAGTCGCTAAAACTTTCATTGATGTCTGGAGGCAGCACGGGTATTTTCATCCGTTTACATTCGGCGATAAAAGTGCCGATTTTTTCGACATCCCCAGCGTCGGCAGTCAGCACTGCGGCCATATAGACAGCGGGGAAGTGGGCTTTCATATAAGCGGTCTGATACGACACTAGGCCGTAGCTGGCGGCGTGAGCTTTGTTGAAACCATAGCCCTGAAAGGGCTCGAAAAGTTTCCAAATAGCCTCGGCTGCTTTCGGTGTCATGGCGCTGTGCTCGATACAGCCTTTGACGAAAATCTCGTGCTGCTTAGCCATTTCTTCGGGGATTTTTTTACCTACGGCCTTGCGGAATTTATCCACCGTTTCCCAATTGTAGCCTGCGAGCTCGAGCGCGGTGTACAGCAAATCATCCTGATAAACGAGCAGGCCGAAAGTCCGCTCCAGAAACTTTTTCATTTTTGGGTGGTAGTAAGTGGTGCGTTTTTCGCCGTGTTTGCGCGCAATATATTCTTGGATAGTATCCATCGGTCCTGGACGATAGAGAGCGACCATCACGTTGATGTCGTGAATAGTGGTTGGCTTGAGATCTGTCAAAGCCTTGGTCATACCCGAGCCGTTGAGCTGAAAGACGCCTTCAGTCTCTCCGCGCGCTAGCATTTCAAAAGTTTTTTTATCATCCAAAGGAATATGTTCGAGGTCCACATCGATCCCTTCGATTTTTTTGACCAGAGAGACGGCTTCAGCGAGAATGGAAAGGTTTTTAATTCCGAGAAAATCGAATTTCAAAAGGCCGACGTTGTTTTCATCCACAGAATACATGTCATATTGAGTGATAATCTTTTCTTCGCCTTTAGTGTCGTATTGCAGCGGCACGAGGTTGCTGAGAGGCACGGGAGAAATCACCACCCCAGCGGCATGGACCGAAATATGACGAGCACAGCCCTCAATTTTTTTGGCCATATCAATGATTTCGCGAGCTTCTTTTTCATTGTCATAAGCTTTCTGCAGCTCGGGCGTGATCTCAAGGGCTTTGTCGAGGGTCATGGGAAAGCCTTGTGAACCCATCGGTATCATTTTGGAGAGACGATCGCCGAGAGCATAGGGGTAACCAAGCGCACGAGTAACATCGCGCACTGACCCACGAGCCATCATGGTACCAAAAGTTCCGATTTGGGCGACTTTATCTTTACCGTATTTTTGGCGAGCGTATTCAATCATTTCATCCCGTCTGTCGTCGGCAAAATCCATGTCGATGTCGGGAGCGGATGGACGGAGAGGATTGAGGAAGCGCTCAAAAGGAAGCATAAATTCAATCGGGTTGATATTGGTGATATAGGCCAGATAAGTGACCATCGAACCAGCCACCGAACCTCGAATATTGGTAAGGATGCCATGTTCATGAGCGTAACGGAGCAAGTCGGCCACCACCAGAAAATACGGTGCATACCCTTTATCTTTAATAATGCCAAGCTCGTATTCGACGCGATCGGTCACCTCTTTGGTGTGCTCAATACCGCGTTTTATGATGCCTTCAAATACAATACCGCGGAGGACGTCGTCAGCATTTTGGCCCTCAGGCAATTCAAATTTTGGAAAAAGCCATTTGCCGAGCACGAGTTTTAGATCACACTTGGCGACAATTTTTTGGCAGTTATCAAGAGCATCAGGGATGTCTGAAAAATACTTTTCAGCAGTGGGCTGGTCGATAAAAGAAAAAT containing:
- the dnaE gene encoding DNA polymerase III subunit alpha; translated protein: MSKFVHLHTHSHYSLLNALPKIPDLVKQAKKDGMHALALTDNGNLYGAIEFYKECQKKEIKPIIGVDFYTAARTRHDKEGRIDSHRHRLVLLAKNVTGYKNLIKLVTASNLEGFYYRPRIDQELIEKYHEGLICISPSFSGDIAKAVAGQDLGKARELILGYKKIFAGSTNDDSDFYLEITHHPEIQGHQENMQKIISLARETETQLVAAHDVYYIDPEDRKARDTMVSIQNEFGGGAGRGGFGDDEADFSFIDQPTAEKYFSDIPDALDNCQKIVAKCDLKLVLGKWLFPKFELPEGQNADDVLRGIVFEGIIKRGIEHTKEVTDRVEYELGIIKDKGYAPYFLVVADLLRYAHEHGILTNIRGSVAGSMVTYLAYITNINPIEFMLPFERFLNPLRPSAPDIDMDFADDRRDEMIEYARQKYGKDKVAQIGTFGTMMARGSVRDVTRALGYPYALGDRLSKMIPMGSQGFPMTLDKALEITPELQKAYDNEKEAREIIDMAKKIEGCARHISVHAAGVVISPVPLSNLVPLQYDTKGEEKIITQYDMYSVDENNVGLLKFDFLGIKNLSILAEAVSLVKKIEGIDVDLEHIPLDDKKTFEMLARGETEGVFQLNGSGMTKALTDLKPTTIHDINVMVALYRPGPMDTIQEYIARKHGEKRTTYYHPKMKKFLERTFGLLVYQDDLLYTALELAGYNWETVDKFRKAVGKKIPEEMAKQHEIFVKGCIEHSAMTPKAAEAIWKLFEPFQGYGFNKAHAASYGLVSYQTAYMKAHFPAVYMAAVLTADAGDVEKIGTFIAECKRMKIPVLPPDINESFSDFTVVKDASDINDTEKMAQEKTAGEKIRFGLLTIKNFGEGIGKTIIEVRKRGGPFISLEDFLNRIKDRNLNKKSLEALIKAGAMDAFGDRGVMLGNIEDLLEYNKETHRTPANQDSLFASAGLHESLPSLRLKEAPNATPAEKLVWEKELLGLYISGHPLDKYRAVFEKPDTNVTTIAKIKGETLGGIGPGLSDGKIVVVGGIIEEAREILTKKDQSRMMFLKISDFTGTMEVVVFPRTYAEFRNAFVTEKCVALKAKVSERNGEKSLAVESVKVLE